In a single window of the Arachis hypogaea cultivar Tifrunner chromosome 6, arahy.Tifrunner.gnm2.J5K5, whole genome shotgun sequence genome:
- the LOC112757809 gene encoding polynucleotide 3'-phosphatase ZDP-like, with protein MEKAALLRHFVGVSRELMFCISNLEDMDDFNYSLSEVKSKYRDATLLPKWKAFQTVIFNELDDGLHDSSKIAAFDFDGTLAKTAVNIVGPNAWSLMYSSIPDKLQSLYHDGYKLVIFTNECNIERWKNKRQVAVDSKIGRLNSFIESVKVPIQVFIACGLPSKANITNADPFRKPNPGMWRLMEKHFNSGIAIDVDGSFYVGDAAGRESDHSDADIKFAEANGLKFYVPEEFFDT; from the exons ATGGAGAAAGCTGCTCTCCTACGCCATTTCGTTGGCGTCAGCCGTGAATTGATG TTTTGTATTTCTAACTTGGAGGACATGGATGACTTCAACTATTCACTTTCTGAAGTGAAAAGCAAGTACAGA GATGCTACCCTTTTACCGAAGTGGAAAGCATTTCAGACAGTCATATTTAATGAACTG GATGATGGTTTGCACGACTCAAGTAAGATTGCTGCCTTTGATTTTGATGGAACTCTCGCAAAAACTGCTGTGAATAT AGTGGGTCCAAATGCTTGGTCACTCATGTATTCTTCAATTCCCGATAAACTACAGAGCTTATATCATGATGGCTACAAGCTG GTAATTTTTACCAACGAATGCAATATTGAGCGCTGGAAGAACAAGAGACAGGTAGCTGTGGACTCAAAAATTGGACGGCTGAATAGTTTTATTGAGTCGGTGAAGGTCCCTATTCAG GTTTTCATAGCTTGTGGTTTACCTAGTAAAGCTAATATAACGAATGCTGATCCTTTTCGCAAGCCTAACCCAGGGATGTGGCGACTTATGGAGAAGCACTTCAACTCTGGCATTGCCATTGACGTGGATGG ATCTTTTTATGTTGGTGATGCAGCTGGGAGAGAATCAGATCACAGTGATGCTGATATTAAATTTGCAGAG GCGAATGGTTTGAAGTTTTATGTCCCTGAAGAGTTCTTTGACACTTAA
- the LOC112754177 gene encoding uncharacterized protein isoform X2, which translates to MGTKKKRNNNVVAGMDQDELIMDPKLLADDDSCFCDFNGVEIHHKIQHPSADEYELLSHPTMILLHGFGASVLSWEQVMKPLAEVSGSKVIAFDRPAFGLTSRPISTSTSSSVKALNNYNPYSMAFSVLATLSFLDLVNTAGNAILVGHSAGAAVAVNAYFEAPERVAALILVSPAILAPLKAVTTPNIIIKQNLPIQHNYSISKIPNSVLYKMSSKIVKFMAHALTPIMKEIIRSSRKFFYAILRSSLAIMLVRVLVDKFGTAVVRNSWYDPNQVTEHVLSAYKKPLMTKDWDRALLEYVAALLLTEEEPKTKPSLRQRLNQISCPVLIVTGDSDPLVPSWNAERLSRIIAGSSLQVIKQCGHLPHEEKPHEFISVVENFLNTRL; encoded by the exons ATGGGaacgaagaagaagagaaataataATGTGGTAGCTGGCATGGATCAAGATGAACTAATAATGGATCCAAAGCTCTTAGCTGATGACGATAGTTGCTTTTGTGACTTCAATGGAGTTGAAATTCACCACAAGATACAACATCCTTCTGCTGATGAATATGAATTATTATCTCATCCTACTATGATTCTGTTGCATGGTTTTGGAGCCTCAGTATTGTCATGGGAACAAGTGATGAAACCTTTGGCTGAGGTTAGCGGTTCAAAAGTTATTGCTTTTGATAGGCCAGCCTTTGGCTTAACATCAAGACCAATttctacttctacttcttcttcagtAAAAGCTCTAAATAATTATAATCCATACTCAATGGCATTCTCAGTTCTTGCAACCTTGTCCTTCCTTGATTTAGTAAACACTGCTGGCAACGCTATTTTAGTAGG GCATTCAGCGGGTGCAGCAGTAGCAGTAAATGCATATTTTGAGGCTCCTGAACGTGTTGCTGCTCTCATCCTTGTTTCCCCAGCAATACTTGCTCCTCTTAAAGCTGTTACTACACCCAACATTATTATTAAACAAAATCTACCAATTCAACATAACTACTCTATAAGCAAAATTCCAAATTCTGTGCTTTATAAGATGTCCTCCAAGATTGTCAAGTTCATGGCACATGCACTAACACCAATCATGAAGGAAATCATACGTTCGTCTAGGAAATTCTTTTATGCCATCCTGCGTTCATCCCTTGCTATAATGctg GTGAGAGTGCTTGTTGATAAGTTTGGTACTGCTGTAGTTCGAAATTCATGGTATGACCCAAACCAGGTCACGGAGCATGTCCTTAGTGCTTACAAAAAG CCATTGATGACTAAGGATTGGGATAGGGCACTGTTAGAATACGTTGCAGCATTGCTTCTGACCGAGGAGGAACCTAAAACAAAGCCTTCACTTAGGCAGCGGCTTAATCAAATATCATGCCCTG TGCTGATTGTGACTGGTGACAGCGATCCATTAGTTCCATCTTGGAATGCAGAGAGACTTTCACGCATCATAGCAGGATCATCGCTTCAAGTAATTAAGCAATGCGGTCATTTGCCGCATGAAGAAAAGCCTCATGAGTTTATTTCAGTTGTTGAAAACTTCCTAAACACAAGATTATAA
- the LOC112754177 gene encoding uncharacterized protein isoform X1, which produces MILLLKLCVFLLHACIRFQVLKASQLLNMGTKKKRNNNVVAGMDQDELIMDPKLLADDDSCFCDFNGVEIHHKIQHPSADEYELLSHPTMILLHGFGASVLSWEQVMKPLAEVSGSKVIAFDRPAFGLTSRPISTSTSSSVKALNNYNPYSMAFSVLATLSFLDLVNTAGNAILVGHSAGAAVAVNAYFEAPERVAALILVSPAILAPLKAVTTPNIIIKQNLPIQHNYSISKIPNSVLYKMSSKIVKFMAHALTPIMKEIIRSSRKFFYAILRSSLAIMLVRVLVDKFGTAVVRNSWYDPNQVTEHVLSAYKKPLMTKDWDRALLEYVAALLLTEEEPKTKPSLRQRLNQISCPVLIVTGDSDPLVPSWNAERLSRIIAGSSLQVIKQCGHLPHEEKPHEFISVVENFLNTRL; this is translated from the exons ATGATATTGTTACTGaaattgtgtgtttttttgttacATGCATGCATCAGGTTTCAGGTTTTGAAAGCATCGCAGTTGTTGAATATGGGaacgaagaagaagagaaataataATGTGGTAGCTGGCATGGATCAAGATGAACTAATAATGGATCCAAAGCTCTTAGCTGATGACGATAGTTGCTTTTGTGACTTCAATGGAGTTGAAATTCACCACAAGATACAACATCCTTCTGCTGATGAATATGAATTATTATCTCATCCTACTATGATTCTGTTGCATGGTTTTGGAGCCTCAGTATTGTCATGGGAACAAGTGATGAAACCTTTGGCTGAGGTTAGCGGTTCAAAAGTTATTGCTTTTGATAGGCCAGCCTTTGGCTTAACATCAAGACCAATttctacttctacttcttcttcagtAAAAGCTCTAAATAATTATAATCCATACTCAATGGCATTCTCAGTTCTTGCAACCTTGTCCTTCCTTGATTTAGTAAACACTGCTGGCAACGCTATTTTAGTAGG GCATTCAGCGGGTGCAGCAGTAGCAGTAAATGCATATTTTGAGGCTCCTGAACGTGTTGCTGCTCTCATCCTTGTTTCCCCAGCAATACTTGCTCCTCTTAAAGCTGTTACTACACCCAACATTATTATTAAACAAAATCTACCAATTCAACATAACTACTCTATAAGCAAAATTCCAAATTCTGTGCTTTATAAGATGTCCTCCAAGATTGTCAAGTTCATGGCACATGCACTAACACCAATCATGAAGGAAATCATACGTTCGTCTAGGAAATTCTTTTATGCCATCCTGCGTTCATCCCTTGCTATAATGctg GTGAGAGTGCTTGTTGATAAGTTTGGTACTGCTGTAGTTCGAAATTCATGGTATGACCCAAACCAGGTCACGGAGCATGTCCTTAGTGCTTACAAAAAG CCATTGATGACTAAGGATTGGGATAGGGCACTGTTAGAATACGTTGCAGCATTGCTTCTGACCGAGGAGGAACCTAAAACAAAGCCTTCACTTAGGCAGCGGCTTAATCAAATATCATGCCCTG TGCTGATTGTGACTGGTGACAGCGATCCATTAGTTCCATCTTGGAATGCAGAGAGACTTTCACGCATCATAGCAGGATCATCGCTTCAAGTAATTAAGCAATGCGGTCATTTGCCGCATGAAGAAAAGCCTCATGAGTTTATTTCAGTTGTTGAAAACTTCCTAAACACAAGATTATAA